Proteins found in one Exiguobacterium sp. 9-2 genomic segment:
- a CDS encoding sn-glycerol-1-phosphate dehydrogenase, whose product MNLEQIQKQVATCSCGNLHYPITIEQISASEKVWQSVVEFVQQKEWRHLLVIGDVNTQMVGYSPLKKALLTVGIDVSIVTLSPNRQGDVLADELSVVQVMLELDDSVDALIALGAGTIHDVTRFCAAKAKIPFLSVPTAPSVDGFTSKGAPLIIRGKKITYQLVSPIAVFIPSDIIRDAPRALIAAGVGDMLGKYTSLLDWRFGAFDGQEPFCPVVARLTEIALSDCVKALPDIYAEKAEGLDQLMDSLILSGIAMLIFGHSHPASGGEHHLSHYWEMDFLTHDRPAVLHGTKVAIATMELIDTYRAMIQEQPDVPKELGDWVTQMPTRQKLESIFNSLQAPLQPEEIGISSLLLASSKREAYRLRERHTLLKQMSLQTSHFETEERSL is encoded by the coding sequence ATGAACCTCGAACAGATACAAAAGCAGGTTGCTACTTGTTCGTGTGGAAATCTACATTACCCCATTACGATTGAACAAATCAGTGCCTCTGAAAAAGTATGGCAATCAGTGGTCGAGTTTGTGCAGCAAAAAGAGTGGCGGCACCTCCTCGTCATTGGTGATGTCAATACGCAGATGGTCGGTTATTCTCCACTGAAGAAAGCATTACTGACAGTAGGAATTGACGTATCAATAGTCACGCTCTCGCCGAACAGGCAAGGGGACGTTTTAGCTGATGAACTATCAGTTGTACAAGTAATGCTCGAGTTGGACGATAGTGTGGATGCGTTGATTGCACTCGGAGCAGGGACGATTCATGATGTGACGCGGTTTTGTGCTGCGAAAGCAAAAATCCCATTTCTGTCTGTTCCGACCGCTCCTTCGGTGGACGGGTTTACTTCGAAAGGAGCTCCCTTAATTATAAGAGGGAAAAAAATCACCTATCAGCTCGTCTCACCAATTGCCGTATTCATCCCAAGTGACATTATCCGTGATGCACCTCGGGCGTTAATAGCAGCAGGTGTCGGGGACATGCTTGGGAAGTACACCTCCTTACTGGATTGGCGTTTTGGTGCCTTTGATGGACAAGAACCCTTTTGTCCTGTAGTTGCTCGATTGACCGAAATTGCTTTATCCGATTGTGTAAAAGCTCTACCAGATATCTATGCAGAAAAAGCGGAAGGTTTGGATCAACTGATGGATTCATTGATCTTATCAGGAATTGCGATGTTGATTTTTGGGCATTCACATCCTGCATCTGGTGGAGAACACCACCTCTCTCATTATTGGGAGATGGATTTCTTAACGCATGACCGTCCAGCCGTCTTACACGGTACAAAAGTAGCGATTGCGACGATGGAACTTATCGATACTTATAGAGCGATGATCCAAGAACAACCTGATGTACCAAAGGAGCTAGGTGATTGGGTCACTCAAATGCCAACAAGGCAGAAGTTGGAGTCCATTTTTAATTCGTTACAAGCACCTCTTCAGCCAGAGGAAATCGGTATTTCGTCTCTTCTCCTAGCGAGTAGCAAGAGAGAAGCATATCGTCTTCGAGAGAGACACACGCTGTTAAAACAGATGAGCTTACAGACGAGCCACTTTGAAACAGAGGAGCGTTCATTATGA
- a CDS encoding GtrA family protein, whose product MTFLRFLLVGVLNTLVGLTLTLICFHVLHTGYWGATAIGNACGVWVSYMLNRRFTFRQEAGGWPYWIRFLIVVSISYLIAYRLSLWGVHYVLPNLQETGAILIGMIIYTGLNYLGQSYWVFRKS is encoded by the coding sequence ATGACCTTTCTTCGTTTCTTATTAGTAGGAGTTCTTAATACGCTGGTTGGTCTGACGCTGACACTGATTTGTTTTCATGTCTTGCATACTGGTTATTGGGGAGCGACGGCGATCGGGAATGCATGTGGTGTTTGGGTCAGCTATATGCTAAATCGTCGCTTCACCTTTCGTCAAGAGGCTGGAGGATGGCCCTATTGGATACGTTTTTTGATCGTCGTTTCGATTAGTTATCTCATCGCTTATCGTCTTAGTTTATGGGGAGTGCATTACGTATTGCCAAATCTACAAGAGACTGGAGCGATTCTGATCGGGATGATTATCTATACGGGGTTAAATTATCTAGGTCAGTCTTATTGGGTATTTCGCAAATCATGA
- a CDS encoding DUF6044 family protein has protein sequence MREKTRILIGLLLACLYILPMVLLGEHAHVRIHDNLDSNITWYKTLVDTNSIYASLHATVPDLLSGVVSRNAFVSEFTGIVWLYQWFPPFTAYVISQTLVRIFAFLGMYLLLRDYAKGVIPKSYALWVAVLFSWTPFWPSGMLSTLGMPLLLWAYWNIWHGRKIKSSAFVLLVVPFYSSFVLGIVFFLATLAIYHMVKEIRARSFHSRFWIAYGLQVLLYLLIEYRLVFSMLWEEEPTSRNDFETGNNGFWASIRLFFKNLVFGHTHDRAVQSPIILLTLLIVGFLVFRQKDHAARRIRTLMWFLFGLSLWYAFWFYEGWNPLKQHVSLIRTFNFSRFHFLQPMLWYALFYLMLDWLWRTAKRKWVTCLLVAQTLVLLAWNPEFLYRHHPSYEAFYATSQFSDIKRFINQPTKDYQVASLGLHPAIAQYNGMQTVDGYVNFYPLRYKASFRKVIAGELDKSKLLQRYFDTWGNRVYVFSSELGKEYEYTKEHQVPVRHLSINTAQLKQIGATYLLSAVPIKNAAAIGLQYEKTFEDQHSAWKIRLYRIQATTENTK, from the coding sequence ATGAGAGAAAAAACTCGCATATTAATAGGGCTGCTACTAGCTTGCCTCTATATTTTACCGATGGTCTTACTGGGGGAACATGCACATGTCCGTATTCATGATAATCTAGACTCAAACATCACGTGGTATAAAACATTGGTCGATACCAATAGTATTTACGCAAGCCTTCATGCGACTGTTCCTGACTTATTAAGTGGGGTCGTCTCGAGAAATGCTTTCGTCAGTGAGTTTACAGGTATCGTGTGGCTATATCAATGGTTCCCACCATTTACGGCATACGTGATCAGTCAAACGTTGGTCCGAATCTTTGCTTTCTTAGGAATGTACTTGTTACTACGTGATTATGCGAAAGGGGTTATTCCTAAATCATATGCGCTGTGGGTAGCAGTTCTATTTTCTTGGACACCATTCTGGCCATCGGGCATGCTCAGCACGCTTGGGATGCCACTCTTATTGTGGGCTTATTGGAATATCTGGCATGGACGGAAAATAAAATCGAGTGCATTCGTATTGTTAGTGGTTCCGTTCTATTCGAGCTTCGTGCTAGGAATCGTTTTCTTTTTAGCAACGCTTGCCATTTACCATATGGTGAAGGAGATACGCGCACGTAGTTTTCATAGCCGTTTTTGGATCGCCTATGGCCTTCAGGTCCTTTTATACTTATTAATTGAATATCGACTGGTCTTCTCGATGCTGTGGGAAGAAGAGCCTACGAGTCGAAATGACTTCGAAACAGGGAATAACGGATTTTGGGCAAGTATTCGTTTATTTTTTAAGAATTTGGTGTTTGGTCATACACATGATCGCGCAGTACAATCGCCCATCATCCTCCTAACACTTCTGATTGTTGGATTTCTAGTATTTCGTCAAAAAGATCATGCAGCAAGACGAATTCGAACTTTGATGTGGTTTCTATTTGGACTATCGCTGTGGTATGCGTTTTGGTTTTATGAGGGGTGGAATCCGTTAAAGCAACATGTCTCTCTCATTAGAACTTTCAATTTCTCACGATTCCACTTCCTTCAACCGATGTTGTGGTATGCATTGTTTTACTTGATGCTCGACTGGCTATGGCGAACTGCCAAACGAAAATGGGTGACTTGTTTGCTCGTAGCCCAAACCCTTGTCTTGCTTGCATGGAATCCCGAGTTCCTCTATCGTCATCATCCATCCTATGAAGCGTTTTATGCGACTTCTCAGTTTTCTGACATTAAACGCTTTATCAACCAACCAACGAAAGACTATCAGGTCGCTTCTCTCGGATTGCACCCTGCGATCGCACAATACAATGGTATGCAAACCGTGGATGGTTATGTGAACTTTTATCCATTACGCTATAAAGCATCTTTCCGAAAGGTGATTGCTGGAGAATTGGATAAAAGTAAGCTATTACAACGTTATTTTGATACGTGGGGAAATCGAGTCTATGTGTTTTCATCTGAACTCGGTAAGGAATACGAGTACACAAAGGAGCATCAAGTACCGGTTCGACATTTATCTATCAATACAGCACAGTTGAAGCAAATCGGTGCGACATATCTTTTGTCTGCTGTACCAATCAAAAATGCTGCAGCCATTGGATTGCAGTACGAAAAAACGTTTGAAGATCAACATTCTGCTTGGAAGATTAGGTTATACCGTATCCAAGCTACTACAGAGAATACGAAGTAA
- a CDS encoding glycosyltransferase family 2 protein: MTMTTIPTLGVIIPCYNETEVLRLTVHTMHRFLTEWRERHLISEDSFVLFVDDGSQDDTWSQIEDVHAQDGRFRGLKLAHNVGHQNALFAGLVEGHTDADCVVSMDADLQDDVKVIEQFLSEFAKGNDIVYGVREDRQTDSWFKRSTAQGFYRFIDWLGVETIFNHADYRLMSKRAVETLCAHPERNLFLRGMVPSLGFQTAEVTYTRQSRPAGESKYPLRKMMALAWDGVTSFSVRPIKLLFLVSLFMLIVSIGFVGYALYRRYEGEAMDGWTSLMMSIWFIGGLQLLGIGLIGEYIGKIYQEVKRRPRYVVEKKRE, encoded by the coding sequence ATGACGATGACGACAATCCCTACGCTAGGCGTAATTATTCCGTGTTATAACGAGACGGAAGTATTACGCTTGACGGTCCATACGATGCACCGTTTCTTAACAGAGTGGCGAGAACGACACCTCATTTCTGAGGACTCCTTTGTCTTGTTCGTAGATGATGGAAGTCAGGATGATACCTGGTCCCAAATTGAAGATGTACACGCACAAGATGGTCGGTTTAGAGGATTAAAATTAGCACATAACGTAGGACATCAAAATGCTTTGTTCGCAGGTCTTGTCGAAGGACACACCGATGCGGATTGTGTTGTGTCAATGGATGCGGACCTTCAGGATGACGTAAAAGTGATTGAACAGTTTTTAAGTGAATTTGCGAAAGGGAATGATATCGTCTATGGGGTAAGAGAAGATCGTCAGACCGATAGCTGGTTTAAACGGTCGACTGCTCAAGGCTTTTATCGCTTCATCGACTGGTTGGGAGTAGAGACTATCTTCAATCATGCAGACTATCGTCTCATGAGCAAACGAGCTGTCGAAACACTTTGTGCACATCCGGAACGCAATCTCTTTTTGCGGGGGATGGTACCTTCGCTTGGTTTTCAAACAGCAGAAGTGACCTATACACGTCAATCACGTCCAGCAGGCGAATCAAAATATCCATTACGAAAGATGATGGCACTCGCATGGGATGGGGTGACCTCGTTTAGTGTTCGTCCGATTAAGTTGTTATTTTTAGTCTCACTATTCATGCTCATCGTCTCGATCGGTTTTGTCGGATATGCTCTTTATCGTAGATATGAAGGAGAAGCGATGGATGGGTGGACGTCTTTAATGATGTCGATCTGGTTCATCGGCGGACTTCAATTACTAGGTATTGGACTGATAGGAGAATACATCGGTAAAATCTATCAGGAAGTCAAACGACGTCCTCGTTATGTCGTCGAGAAAAAACGAGAATGA
- a CDS encoding sensor histidine kinase, translating into MNKTDDLLTISRVPIIFWILLVYVVALLLQFVNQIKFLESLFFTSIFSLHAFMHWFSYKFKEKAVWYYLALQGFLVFTAAIILPKGAPVVLIGLLTLLIAQSIVKLQSIFKVFLTFILYYGVYCLFIVRVYGLSELPLFILILFFILVIVIFYSVIYSREVKTRIRMEYYLKELELAYERVEELTLLNERQRMARDLHDTLAQGVAGLVMQMEALDAYLIKNDIEKSRHIVQMSMQQARNTLKEARQSIDSLRSYSQENKDFSQAVLKMIDEFKNFSTLEVSEQVEDKIYIPSIVSTHCLFILSECLTNIVKHANAQTVFVTLMITDNRLILKIKDDGIGFNVERKSQLIKNYGILGLQERVRLLNGDLEIKSTIALGTEVIIRIPI; encoded by the coding sequence ATGAATAAAACAGATGATCTTTTAACCATTTCTCGAGTTCCCATAATATTTTGGATTCTTCTTGTTTATGTAGTAGCTTTACTTCTACAGTTTGTTAATCAAATTAAATTCTTAGAAAGTCTATTTTTTACATCTATTTTTTCACTACATGCGTTTATGCATTGGTTCTCGTACAAATTTAAAGAAAAGGCTGTCTGGTATTATCTAGCGTTGCAGGGATTCTTGGTTTTTACAGCTGCTATTATACTTCCTAAAGGTGCACCTGTCGTATTAATCGGATTGCTAACGCTTTTGATAGCGCAGAGTATTGTAAAACTGCAGAGTATTTTCAAAGTTTTTCTCACCTTTATTCTTTACTATGGTGTTTATTGCTTATTTATTGTGCGTGTTTATGGATTAAGTGAACTACCATTGTTCATTTTGATTTTGTTTTTCATACTCGTCATTGTTATTTTTTATTCCGTCATATATTCCAGAGAAGTAAAGACACGTATACGGATGGAGTATTATTTAAAGGAATTAGAGCTAGCTTATGAAAGAGTGGAAGAGTTAACGTTATTAAATGAAAGGCAACGGATGGCACGTGATCTTCACGATACTTTAGCCCAAGGCGTTGCAGGTTTAGTGATGCAAATGGAAGCACTGGATGCCTATTTAATTAAAAATGACATTGAAAAATCACGACACATCGTTCAGATGTCGATGCAACAGGCGCGGAATACGTTGAAAGAAGCAAGGCAATCTATTGATAGTTTACGATCTTACTCTCAAGAAAATAAAGATTTCTCTCAAGCAGTACTGAAGATGATAGATGAATTTAAAAATTTCTCCACTCTTGAGGTAAGCGAACAAGTTGAAGATAAAATCTATATTCCTAGCATAGTCTCTACACACTGTTTGTTTATTTTGAGTGAATGTCTAACTAATATAGTGAAGCATGCTAACGCGCAAACGGTATTTGTCACACTAATGATTACCGATAATAGACTGATTTTAAAAATAAAAGATGATGGCATAGGATTTAATGTCGAAAGGAAGAGTCAACTTATAAAAAACTATGGTATTTTGGGTTTACAGGAACGAGTACGTTTATTGAATGGAGACCTTGAAATAAAGAGTACCATCGCTCTTGGGACAGAAGTCATTATTCGAATTCCGATTTAA
- a CDS encoding MDR family MFS transporter: protein MNKTTWNPNVKVRLIGEGLFNLLFWMYFPFLTVYFGKGLGLQTAGLIMALPPLISIVGSLTGGSFADTLGRRPVMLIGTFLQMTMFILFAVSSSPWINYVAFIGINIGAAFYRPASSAMIADTVPKDELRQVYATFMTVNNIGAVLGPIIGAVFFFQHRQLLLWTCAIVLFLYFITIYFIVSETLPVRSKQKDVTTPLKYAFQSKWSGYRLILKDRIFLLYVIAGTCSLFPVMQLDLYLPVYVIENVPKQPLVPHLLDSFQLTSQSIFGYLVGFNGLLFVILILPVTNRLKNWSERRLFVVSTLLAGGGTFLVGWNNNIWFLFGCTLIFTLGEIMRTPVTQSFIGHYAPEEARGQYLAADSLQNTLGKTLAPLAIYASGWIAPLGIFTIILLFAIIGACLYLQLFRLYSPT, encoded by the coding sequence ATGAACAAAACTACATGGAATCCTAATGTGAAAGTCAGACTGATAGGAGAAGGTCTTTTCAATCTGCTATTTTGGATGTACTTTCCTTTTCTAACGGTCTATTTTGGTAAAGGACTAGGGTTACAGACTGCTGGATTAATAATGGCACTGCCCCCCTTAATAAGTATTGTCGGAAGTTTAACCGGAGGAAGCTTTGCGGATACGTTAGGGAGACGTCCTGTGATGCTGATCGGAACATTTTTGCAAATGACCATGTTTATTCTATTTGCTGTCTCTTCTTCTCCTTGGATTAATTATGTTGCCTTTATCGGAATTAATATAGGCGCAGCATTTTATCGTCCTGCTAGTTCAGCGATGATAGCGGACACAGTTCCAAAAGATGAATTGCGACAAGTGTATGCGACATTTATGACCGTGAACAATATTGGTGCCGTTTTAGGACCAATCATTGGAGCAGTCTTCTTTTTTCAACATCGTCAACTGTTATTGTGGACCTGTGCAATAGTTCTCTTTCTTTACTTCATAACGATCTATTTTATTGTTAGTGAAACCTTACCTGTCCGATCCAAGCAAAAAGATGTAACGACCCCACTTAAATATGCGTTTCAGTCTAAGTGGTCTGGCTATCGACTTATTCTCAAAGATCGTATTTTTCTGCTATACGTAATTGCGGGAACCTGTTCACTCTTCCCAGTGATGCAACTCGATCTCTACTTACCAGTTTACGTGATAGAGAATGTGCCTAAACAACCTCTCGTACCGCACTTGCTGGATTCTTTTCAGCTCACGAGCCAATCCATTTTTGGCTATCTGGTAGGCTTTAATGGTCTTTTGTTTGTCATCTTGATCCTTCCCGTAACGAATCGACTTAAAAATTGGTCAGAAAGACGTCTCTTCGTCGTTTCGACCTTACTTGCAGGAGGAGGTACATTTTTAGTCGGATGGAATAACAACATCTGGTTTTTGTTTGGTTGTACGCTCATCTTCACGTTAGGTGAGATCATGCGTACACCAGTCACGCAGAGTTTCATCGGTCATTATGCTCCAGAGGAGGCAAGAGGTCAGTATCTAGCTGCTGATAGTCTTCAAAACACACTTGGTAAGACGCTAGCACCTCTCGCTATCTACGCATCAGGATGGATCGCCCCGCTTGGTATCTTCACTATCATTCTCCTTTTTGCTATCATTGGAGCTTGTTTATATCTGCAATTATTTAGACTGTATTCTCCCACTTGA
- a CDS encoding response regulator transcription factor: MKNKVMIVDDHFVVREGLKLILESDDSFQIIGEAENGKVALELLTGIQPDVILMDLNMPIRSGLETIKALNDQNNSIPIIILTTYNEDELMVEGIGLGAKGYLLKDASRDHLFRTINAAIRGETLLQPEIMNRLLAFNKKSVAKTSQPNKAMLTPKELIILHALARGTKTKNIASDMNIAERTVKAHLTTIYNKLGVNSRTEAVVIALTEGYIEFGIE; encoded by the coding sequence ATGAAGAACAAAGTCATGATCGTCGACGACCACTTTGTAGTACGAGAAGGATTAAAGCTCATTTTAGAAAGTGATGATTCTTTTCAGATCATCGGAGAAGCTGAAAATGGAAAAGTCGCTCTTGAATTGTTAACAGGAATTCAACCGGATGTCATTCTGATGGATTTAAATATGCCGATACGAAGCGGCTTGGAAACAATTAAAGCATTGAACGATCAAAATAATTCGATTCCGATTATCATACTGACAACCTATAACGAAGACGAATTAATGGTTGAAGGAATCGGATTAGGGGCTAAAGGATATTTGCTTAAAGATGCAAGTCGAGATCATTTATTTAGAACAATAAATGCGGCCATTCGAGGAGAGACTCTTCTTCAGCCTGAAATAATGAATAGGTTACTTGCTTTTAATAAAAAGAGTGTGGCAAAAACGAGTCAACCGAACAAAGCAATGCTCACACCAAAGGAGCTTATAATTTTGCATGCATTGGCTAGAGGTACTAAAACCAAAAATATCGCTTCAGACATGAACATTGCAGAAAGGACAGTAAAAGCCCATTTAACTACTATCTATAATAAATTAGGGGTAAATAGTAGAACTGAAGCCGTTGTCATTGCCCTGACCGAAGGATATATAGAATTTGGAATAGAATAA
- a CDS encoding glycoside hydrolase family 43 protein, with protein MTETIVNPIVEQRADPWIMRHTDGYYYFTASLPDFSGIPLRRAQTIGELTKAEEKVVWQKRSTGIMSANIWAPELHHIQGKWYLYFASAREDAIFDHRMYVLENSSANPLEGQWTEKGQIKTWQESFALDATTFEHENRLYYIWAQKDPKIEGNSNLYISEMENPWTLTGPQTMIATPEYAWEKVGFLVNEGPAVLKRNGYIYVTFSASATDHNYCVGFLRINEKEDVLDATHWEKYPQPVLTTNESIREYGPGHNSFTTLADGTDMIVYHARNYREIEGDPLWDPNRHTYVRPFSWQGDVPVFENRMVNEEVTR; from the coding sequence ATGACAGAGACAATCGTAAATCCAATCGTAGAACAACGCGCGGATCCATGGATCATGCGGCATACAGATGGCTATTACTACTTTACGGCGTCCTTACCTGACTTTAGCGGTATTCCGCTGCGTCGTGCTCAGACAATCGGGGAGTTGACTAAAGCAGAAGAGAAAGTCGTATGGCAGAAGCGCTCGACCGGAATCATGAGCGCTAACATTTGGGCACCAGAATTACATCACATTCAAGGGAAATGGTACCTTTATTTCGCGTCGGCACGTGAAGATGCTATTTTTGATCATCGCATGTACGTTCTCGAAAATAGTTCAGCCAATCCGCTGGAAGGTCAATGGACGGAAAAAGGACAAATCAAGACATGGCAAGAATCATTCGCCCTCGATGCGACAACGTTCGAGCATGAAAACCGGTTATATTACATCTGGGCTCAGAAAGATCCAAAAATTGAAGGGAACTCGAATCTCTATATTTCTGAAATGGAGAATCCTTGGACATTGACAGGACCGCAAACGATGATTGCGACACCGGAATATGCTTGGGAAAAAGTCGGCTTTCTTGTAAACGAAGGACCTGCTGTCTTAAAGCGAAATGGCTATATATATGTCACGTTTTCAGCAAGCGCGACGGATCATAATTATTGTGTAGGTTTTCTTCGTATCAATGAAAAAGAGGATGTGTTAGATGCTACTCATTGGGAAAAATACCCGCAACCCGTTCTTACGACGAATGAGTCAATCCGTGAATACGGACCAGGTCATAACAGTTTCACGACACTCGCAGATGGGACCGATATGATTGTTTATCATGCACGGAACTATAGAGAAATCGAAGGGGATCCATTATGGGATCCGAATCGTCATACGTATGTACGACCATTTTCTTGGCAGGGAGATGTGCCTGTTTTTGAAAACAGGATGGTCAACGAGGAGGTCACACGATGA
- a CDS encoding glycoside hydrolase family 43 protein — protein sequence MNQTEDRNLVLEQRADPWMYLHSDGYYYFTASVPEYDRIELRRARSLHELRDAEAVTAWIKPETGPMSDLIWAPELHRIHGKWYLYFAAAKSREIVNGLFDHRMFVLENSSDNPLEGEWLERGQIKTQWDSFALDATVFEHQDVHYLVWAQKDPSIEGNSNLYIATLKNPWTIQKPQVMLTKPELDWETKGFLVNEGPAVLKRHGQIFITYSASATDENYCMGMLSASEDADLLNPDAWEKSSSPVFATNEEVGQYGPGHNSFTVDEQGQDVIVYHARTYTEIEGDPLYDPNRHTRAQIFTWGMDKKPNFDKPI from the coding sequence ATGAACCAGACAGAGGATCGAAATCTTGTTTTAGAGCAACGGGCAGATCCATGGATGTATCTGCATTCTGACGGTTATTATTATTTTACAGCGTCTGTTCCTGAATACGATCGAATCGAATTGCGTCGTGCTAGATCTCTCCATGAACTAAGGGATGCAGAAGCGGTGACAGCATGGATTAAACCAGAAACTGGCCCTATGAGTGATCTAATTTGGGCACCCGAATTACATCGTATTCATGGGAAATGGTATCTTTATTTTGCGGCTGCGAAGTCACGCGAGATTGTAAACGGACTCTTTGATCATCGGATGTTCGTTTTAGAGAATAGTTCGGATAATCCTCTAGAAGGCGAATGGTTAGAACGCGGACAAATAAAAACGCAGTGGGATTCATTTGCTCTTGACGCGACCGTCTTCGAACATCAAGACGTTCATTACTTAGTGTGGGCACAAAAAGATCCTTCCATTGAAGGAAACTCGAACTTATATATTGCAACTTTAAAGAATCCATGGACCATTCAAAAGCCACAAGTCATGTTGACAAAGCCAGAGCTTGATTGGGAGACAAAGGGTTTTCTGGTGAACGAAGGACCGGCAGTCCTGAAGCGTCATGGACAAATCTTCATTACGTATTCTGCTAGTGCAACGGATGAGAATTATTGCATGGGTATGTTGAGTGCCTCAGAAGACGCAGACCTATTGAATCCGGATGCTTGGGAAAAATCATCGTCACCCGTATTTGCGACGAATGAAGAGGTTGGTCAATATGGACCAGGGCACAATAGCTTTACAGTAGATGAACAGGGACAAGATGTCATTGTGTATCATGCACGGACCTACACTGAAATCGAGGGTGATCCTCTGTACGATCCGAATCGCCATACACGGGCACAGATCTTTACGTGGGGCATGGATAAAAAACCAAACTTTGATAAGCCAATCTGA